A single genomic interval of Gloeocapsa sp. PCC 73106 harbors:
- a CDS encoding DUF6439 family protein — protein MAKISDASKNELINQLSTVELAQALAIRLAIAPDDWHRLKSNRSAQASQQAAAALVFLLKDQPQEALLRFQQAVGWLDRSVSALPCPTHHNH, from the coding sequence ATGGCTAAAATTTCTGACGCTTCTAAAAATGAGCTCATCAATCAGTTGAGTACGGTTGAATTAGCTCAAGCTCTGGCAATTCGTTTAGCGATCGCCCCAGATGATTGGCATCGTCTTAAGTCTAATCGCTCCGCTCAAGCTAGTCAACAAGCCGCGGCCGCTTTAGTTTTTCTGTTAAAAGATCAGCCTCAAGAAGCGCTACTTCGCTTTCAGCAAGCTGTAGGCTGGTTAGATCGCTCTGTTAGTGCACTTCCTTGTCCTACTCATCACAATCATTAG